The genome window TGCACATAAAATAAAGACACTTAAATGGAATGACAACTTATTGACCATCTTAGTTTAAGGCAATCAACCATGAAAAATGTAGgttgatttatttctttgtaattcCTTGTTAGCTAGAGTTAGAGGTGAAATTTATTCAATGCAAGCCTTTGAGTATTGATTATAGATTTCTCtcgtcacttaaaaaaaaaaaaagacactttGACTTTTCTTGCCATGATCCTAGGGCATTAAGCCCTTGGACATGTTGATGCTGCCAAATTTAGTTCTGCTTTCTTTCATTTAGACTTGCACAGAACTGAAAATGTCAAATCTTTACCTAGTGTCAAAATTTGGACTGATCATTAAAGAAAGCAATCACAAAGGATAGAAATAGCCACTTGGGAACATAGGAAATGTTTCATGTGAAGACAAACAAAAATGAAGCAATATAGCATGGTATGTTTACAAGTTACAACTACAATCAATTTCATGTCAGAATGGCCTTTTCCACAAAGGGATCTCCAATATTCCTTGCAGAATGGCTTTTGCATAATGATGCTGTTGCTCAGGAGGAACGCGATTGGTTATTTCCAACTAGTGCCATAACTTCTTGGGACTCGATCTGCACTGGTAGCAACTACATCTCTCTATAAATTGCCTGGTTTACCTGTCCATTTGGGGAAGGGATCTTGCTTGCTCAAAACTACCACTTTGCTCTTATGAGCAAAATAGCCTTTCATAAGATTTTTATAGATTAGAATGGACATTATGCATTCTACCTGTACAACACGAAgcaacaattaaaaatttagcaGTGTCAGATGTACAACACTCACAAACTATAGCTTAACACCCACAGCGCCAATTAagctgaaaataaaaaatgttcaaagaaaaagtaaaaagagAATACCTCATCCACATCCATGTCCATTTCAAGCCACTTCAGGGCTTTTACAATTAAATCTAGCTTAATTTGGTGAGCTTTATTCGGATCCTTTTGCTTTTGTATGATGTAGCTGCCAAAACATTTACGGTAGTTTTCTAGTCAGCAAAATtccaagattaaaaaaatagggGACAAAGGACAACTCCGTTAACATTTGAACTTACATCTTCTTCATTAACCTCTGATAAACTTGAAGCTCTAGCTTCTCCAAGACAAGATAAACACCAGACCTCAAGAACCTAATCATAGGCACGCAATATAAGGATCAAACTTGTaggtagaaaataaaaaattgattcaCCAGATAAACCGGGACAAAGTAAACATACTGGTCTTCATGCTCCTGTAGAGCACTTCGAAGAAGCCGGAGATCACCCCTTCTGAGAGCAAGCACGATGTTACTGTACTGTatgaatgtaaattatatagATTGTGTTAGATAATCAAGAACTGACATATCTATCGATGGAATGGAACTTTAAATCTCCCCATTGTTCTAATTGAGTTTTTAGGTAAACTAACTATGAATAAGAGACATGTACCTCATTCAGATTATACTTCTCGAGGAGTAAACTTTTAGGTAAAATTCCTATTGAAAGCTTCACAGGTATCAGATATTTTAGTATCATCctgtcaattttttaaaatacacatcTTTAAGTGGACGTGAAATCAACTTAAACCACataatttttcttaaataaaacCAGAAGATTGTTGACAGAAGCAGAGCATCAAACTTAGGACACGGTAGTTATATTTGAAACAAAAAGTGCACCTTAACAGACCTTACATTTCCCTCTTTTTGAGGATCGCAGTGTGCTAGGGCATATGACAACTTTTGATCAGCAGTGGGAAAGTTTTCGTTGTAGACCTCCAAACGACCCGTGTAGTACATGTAAGTGACCTTATCCCTGAGAGGAAATTCCTCAAAATCGAAAATCCGAGCAGTTTCAATACTTCTCGTTACACTTTTACACAAGTGTACtgttccaagcttgaaataaattttaaaaagctgGCATGTCACATATAATGCTCCAACTCGTTTGGGCCCTTTACTCGCAAGTGCCCCAAACACTTTCATGAGGAATGACCCAGCCCCTTTCAATTTCTCGGGGGTTTTTCCCATGGAAGCCAACTCTCTATCCGCCTACAAGTTCACTAGCATGTATCAGTACTTCACGTCAATTCatctaactaaaaataaataaataaaaacatgcAGAAAATACACAATATATGCAAAAGGAAGCAGGAAGAGCAACAAAACATTAGTCTTACCCTTTCAGCAAGAATTCTAATTTCATATGCTACAGTATAAAGTGCTTCCAAAGCCCAGGCTGATTCCCAGTTGCGGAACTCTTGAATAAATGAACTGTATCACATCATATCCTCAATGTGAGCATAATAGAAACTCAAGCTAAACATGGTGAAATCAGATAAGAAGCTTCACATACTTGGCAGATTTCTCAAAAGCCTGGTACGTCTCGAccaaattattaagtttataACTCTGGAAAGCACGGAATAAAGGAAGCAGTAGGTCTGAATACTGAGAACACTCTGATTGTCTAATCACTCTACTAGCATCCTGTTGCATACAGACAACAAAAATCTTCAATCAATTACACGTTGCACACACCAAATCTAGAAGTTCTCTTGCATTCATATGGATAAGGCTCTGTCTCAAATACACCTACTTTGCTATAAAATAATAACTCAGCAAAAAGCTGTAATGCATGAAAAAGTGGAGCTCATAGTTTACTAAACAGGCTCGGACATTGCATTGTAACTTTGCTTCTTCGCCAATAATACGATACACTGTTATCTAACTTCATTGAATCTTGACCAAATTGCAAACACAAATtcacttccaagttccaaaCAGTCCATGAGTAGTCTCAAGACACATGCTAAAACTCCACATTCTACCATCAAACTATTATAGCTCCAATGTAAAACttccaaaataatatttcatatcCCAGAGTGAAATTCTATGGCTATAAAGTGATGTGAACCTATCTAGTTCAATCAGACAACCTATTTCAAGAGCTATTTAAATGATTTCAGAGAGACAAAAAAAACTACTGTACTTATGTTATTGTCCAAATCACAGCAAAGAAAAGAACTTTACAACAAAATCCTCCTACCCTTCAGAGTATGAATTGTCAATGtttataaagaagaaaaaaaaaaaagcatattaaTGTCTGTGCACTGTGCACAGTGCACTAGAATATACCTGGAATGTGTTGAGAGCATCGGATAGAGAGAGGAGGAAGGAGGAATTGGAGGATATGAAGAAGAGTCGGCTGAGGGATTTGCCGTCTTGAGACGAAACGGCGTCGCTGAAGCGGTTTAGGTACTCTGTGATTCGCCTGTGTGCTTCTCCCATACTCATAAACGCCGCCATTCTTGATGAACTCTCTCTTTCCCCCAGAGCGAAAATAGAGACGTTGAAGGCGATTGAAACGCTGTCGTTTGGCGTTTTGGGTTCTCGAAATCGGAAGGGAAAGCTGGCTGGGGTTTTGGTATTTTGCTgacgaggaagaagaagaagaagaagaagacgacgaATAGAGGGCAGTCAACTGTGGGCAATGTAGAcggaaacgacgtcgtttgttTATCGCCGacggaaaaaaaaataacttttttaagaaaaaaaatattttttaaaaaacgttatttcttttaaaaattttcttccactcaacaaatttgtaaatttaccAAGACTTGTAGTCTATTCGCACCAAATTATACTTTCATATGGAATGTCGTGGATTCAAATCTTGCTCTTTGTGCtgtcagtagattgagaaaatagttataaaccacgagtcagtagtattaaaaaaataaatttgtaaattagtGAATAAAAATCAAGTCACAACTATAATTTAACTTATTGGTCGATTTAGAGAGAATTTGTacttttctcttcattttttttttatttttattttttttttttgtgttttgtttacTGATAATGGTaagatatacggagtaatataaaatttgaagtGGTTAAACATATGGATTTACTTCTTCTATCAAAATTTAAGGTTAgttttggtaataaaaaaaaaaaaaaatcttaattagCAGTGGTCTTTCTCCTCTCAGCCCATAGAGTAGTCTTTTCAACAAATCAAGCCAGCAGGCACCGGTTTCTCACTCACTATCATCCTCAACATAAAAATCACGAAACCCCACCACACATTTTCAAGAAAAGTTTAAGTATTTGCGTTTTGGGAGAGATTTGGAAGCATTCCCATTTGCAGGTAAGCtgaaaatttgttaaaaatcgCATCTTTTTTAGTGGTTTCGTTTGTTTTGGGAGTCAGGGTGGCAGTGCCCAGATAACCAGGATCTCTGATTTGAATATCCGTTGTGGTTCTGGCGATTTGATTGTGTGTATGATGGGTTCAGATTCAGCCTCGTTGTTGTCATCATCAAACAACGGGGCTACCCTAATTCCtgcaaatgaagaagaagacccTCCAAACTCAACCGCAGGCTTGATCTCTTTCAAATCAAAACCCACTTCAACTGCCCTGATTTTCACTGCCCTAATGGCCACCACTTGCATTGCTGTTTCTGCAGCAATGGCTTTTGCCTTTCTGTTCTTCTCCTCAATCAAGCCCTCATCTTCTTCTGATGTTGCCAGGCCACTCACAAAGCTCAAGCACCCAGTTGTTGTCTTGATTTCCTGTGATGGGTTTAGGTTTGGGTATCAGTACAAAACCCAGACTCCAAATATTGATAGATTGATCAAGAATGGGACTGAGGCTGAATTGGGGTTAATCCCAGTGTTCCCAACTTTAACTTTTCCCAATCACTACTCAATTGTGACTGGTTTATACCCTGCTTATCATGGGATTGTGAATAATAAATTTCTTGATCCCAACACTGGCCAGGCTTTCACTATGCAAAGCCATGACCCCAAGTGGTGGCTAGGCGAGCCGCTTTGGGAGACTGTGGTGAATCATGGTTTGAAAGCTTCAACTTATTTCTGGCCTGGTTCTGAGGTGCATAAAGGTTCTTGGACTTGCCCTGAGTTTTATTGTAAGCAGTATAATGGCTCTGTGCCATTTGAGGATAGAGTTGATACTGTGTTGAAGTATTTTGATCTGCCTGATGATGAAATTCCTTCGTTTATGACGCTGTATTTTGAAGACCCTGATCACCAGGGTCACCAAGTAGGGCCTGATGATCCTCAGATCACCGAGGCTGTTGGTAGGATCGATGGTTTGATTGGGAGGTTGATTCGAGGTTTGGAAGAACGAGGAGTTTTTGAGGATGTTACCATTATAATGCTGGGTGATCATGGGATGGTAGGCACATGTGATAAAAAGTTAATCTTTTTAGATGATTTGGCTCCCTGGATTAAAATTCCCAAGGATTGGATCCAATATTATACTCCCTTGCTTTCAATTCGTCCACCAGCTAATTACTCGGCTAAGGATGTTGTTTCCAAGATGAACGAGGGGTTAAAGTCAGGGAACGTCGATAATGGGCAGTATTTGAAGGTTTCTCTTAAGGAGGAGCTGCCTAGTAGGCTGCATTATTCTGACAGTGATCGGATTCCTCCGATCATTGGGCTAGTTGATGAAGCATTTAAGGTTGAGCAGACGAACACAAATACTGCAGAATGTGGTGGCGCACATGGCTATGACAACGCATTCTTCTCGATGAGGACCATTTTTATTGCACACGGACCTCAGTTTGCCAGGGGCCGCAAAATTCCATCTTTTGAGAATGTTCAGATATACAATTTGGTCACTACGATACTGAACATAGACGGTGCAGAAAATAATGGGACAGCATCGTTTCCACATGAAGTTCTTTTGCCCAACCAGTCATTCAAAGACTAGTTGGCCTATTTAAGTTGAGTTTTCTGCATGATATGTTGAAAGCGAGTGAGACATGTCTGATGTGTGTTTTCTGTAGAAGTGAAAATCGTCAAGATGAACTCGTTGTAGGGTTTGTCATGTATGAGAAGTAACAGAAGAAATAGTCATTTTTATCTGAGTCGAGGACATAACATCATGTTATTTGCTTTCTTATGAAGTATGTTGTTGTAGTTTTTGCAAGACTAGCTGCTGAATGTGAATCTTGTGTTCATAATAACTCTTGCTGCCAATATAGAGAAAGAATGAAATGACAGTAGAATGCTCTAAACATTTGATCTATATGTATTCTTTACTCATCTCAATTTACCCTGTGAAGCTAGCTTTAGCTGATTCGACAGATTACTCAAAAGTCTTGCAGTAATGGCAGTGTGGAGGTTCAGATCCCACCGAGAATCTGGAAGAGGTTATTGGGAAACCTTGACTGATCAAAAGTGAGGAAGACCAATTGTGTG of Ipomoea triloba cultivar NCNSP0323 chromosome 3, ASM357664v1 contains these proteins:
- the LOC116013990 gene encoding ectonucleotide pyrophosphatase/phosphodiesterase family member 3 isoform X1 is translated as MMGSDSASLLSSSNNGATLIPANEEEDPPNSTAGLISFKSKPTSTALIFTALMATTCIAVSAAMAFAFLFFSSIKPSSSSDVARPLTKLKHPVVVLISCDGFRFGYQYKTQTPNIDRLIKNGTEAELGLIPVFPTLTFPNHYSIVTGLYPAYHGIVNNKFLDPNTGQAFTMQSHDPKWWLGEPLWETVVNHGLKASTYFWPGSEVHKGSWTCPEFYCKQYNGSVPFEDRVDTVLKYFDLPDDEIPSFMTLYFEDPDHQGHQVGPDDPQITEAVGRIDGLIGRLIRGLEERGVFEDVTIIMLGDHGMVGTCDKKLIFLDDLAPWIKIPKDWIQYYTPLLSIRPPANYSAKDVVSKMNEGLKSGNVDNGQYLKVSLKEELPSRLHYSDSDRIPPIIGLVDEAFKVEQTNTNTAECGGAHGYDNAFFSMRTIFIAHGPQFARGRKIPSFENVQIYNLVTTILNIDGAENNGTASFPHEVLLPNQSFKD
- the LOC116012036 gene encoding enhanced ethylene response protein 5, translated to MAAFMSMGEAHRRITEYLNRFSDAVSSQDGKSLSRLFFISSNSSFLLSLSDALNTFQDASRVIRQSECSQYSDLLLPLFRAFQSYKLNNLVETYQAFEKSANSFIQEFRNWESAWALEALYTVAYEIRILAERADRELASMGKTPEKLKGAGSFLMKVFGALASKGPKRVGALYVTCQLFKIYFKLGTVHLCKSVTRSIETARIFDFEEFPLRDKVTYMYYTGRLEVYNENFPTADQKLSYALAHCDPQKEGNVRMILKYLIPVKLSIGILPKSLLLEKYNLNEYSNIVLALRRGDLRLLRSALQEHEDQFLRSGVYLVLEKLELQVYQRLMKKIYIIQKQKDPNKAHQIKLDLIVKALKWLEMDMDVDEVECIMSILIYKNLMKGYFAHKSKVVVLSKQDPFPKWTGKPGNL
- the LOC116013990 gene encoding ectonucleotide pyrophosphatase/phosphodiesterase family member 3 isoform X2 gives rise to the protein MATTCIAVSAAMAFAFLFFSSIKPSSSSDVARPLTKLKHPVVVLISCDGFRFGYQYKTQTPNIDRLIKNGTEAELGLIPVFPTLTFPNHYSIVTGLYPAYHGIVNNKFLDPNTGQAFTMQSHDPKWWLGEPLWETVVNHGLKASTYFWPGSEVHKGSWTCPEFYCKQYNGSVPFEDRVDTVLKYFDLPDDEIPSFMTLYFEDPDHQGHQVGPDDPQITEAVGRIDGLIGRLIRGLEERGVFEDVTIIMLGDHGMVGTCDKKLIFLDDLAPWIKIPKDWIQYYTPLLSIRPPANYSAKDVVSKMNEGLKSGNVDNGQYLKVSLKEELPSRLHYSDSDRIPPIIGLVDEAFKVEQTNTNTAECGGAHGYDNAFFSMRTIFIAHGPQFARGRKIPSFENVQIYNLVTTILNIDGAENNGTASFPHEVLLPNQSFKD